Proteins encoded in a region of the Panicum hallii strain FIL2 chromosome 3, PHallii_v3.1, whole genome shotgun sequence genome:
- the LOC112885335 gene encoding uncharacterized protein LOC112885335, producing the protein MEEPPPAEPAAEEAAATAEAVVPVAAEVPEAAAPEVAEVASTTTPPAQEEEPEVVLGRRLLPSPAEIPSRPPLCQEPAASPIWVAEAPSSLGAALQMLDSTAEQLRDLESSMHDLLETEGRAVARGMAEYILTCFRSHDPAFQLTPVLVGPIRATAATAQEGVQEAAYMVVSRIRRRPGPAGSGDASGPPEQ; encoded by the exons ATGGAGGAGCCCCCTCCAGCTGAGCCAGCGGCAGAGGAGGCTGCAGCAACAGCAGAGGCAGTAGTGCCGGTGGCTGCGGAGGTGCCGGAGGCAGCGGCGCCAGAGGTCGCAGAGGTCGCTAGCACCACCACTCCACccgcgcaggaggaggagccggaggtggtgctggggagaCGCCTTCTCCCGAGCCCAGCGGAGATCCCCTCCCGCCCCCCTCTTTGCCAAGAGCCAGCAG CGAGCCCCATCTGGGTGGCAGAGGCCCCATCTTCACTTGGCGCCGCCCTCCAgatgctggactccaccgccgagCAGCTGCGAGACCTGGAGTCCAGCATGCacgacctcctggagacagaagGGCGAGCAGTTGCTCGGGGGATGGCAGAGTACATCCTTacctgcttccggagccacgaccccgcctTCCAGCTGACCCCCGTCCTGGTCGGCCCcatccgggcgacggcggccacCGCGCAGGAAGGAGTACAGGAGGCGGCATATATGGTGGTGTCCCGCATCCGACGCCGCCCCGGACCTGCAGGGAGTGGGGacgcctccggaccaccagaacaATAG